A genomic stretch from Gopherus flavomarginatus isolate rGopFla2 chromosome 3, rGopFla2.mat.asm, whole genome shotgun sequence includes:
- the LOC127047826 gene encoding uncharacterized protein LOC127047826 has translation MESSEQGEVGEGVEEADSEATDVEGDTPESQEACSQELFSSQEEASQSQQLEVAGEEETEERARVTLSNAAGSPASCRLQNLRKNPRKSKEELIKAVMIHYNRESRKTQEWREKMYEWREKMYDWRQTESRRKELAIKKTSKQMISLLARQTESFESLVAMQADMYRGNPHPSQSSLSCSPVFAQNTFLQQPVSYYPQLPPTPVRSPTSPDNYNSYPVHSTPITLQHSNPEVQQTLNSNQNRTYSNL, from the exons atggagagttcagagcagggagaagtgggggagggtgtagaggaagccgacagtgaggctactgacgtggagggagacaccccggagtcccaggaggcatgcagccaggagctcttctcaagccaggaggaggctagccagtcgcagcagctggaagttgctggtgaggaagaaactgaggagcgtgctcggg tgaccttgagtaatgcagccggatcaccggcctcatgtcggttgcagaacttgagaaaaaatcccagaaaatcaaaagaagaattgatcaaagcagttatgattcactacaacagagaaagtaggaagacgcaggaatggagagagaaaatgtatgaatggagagagaaaatgtatgactggaggcaaacagaaagcaggagaaaggaattggctatcaaaaaaacctcaaagcagatgataagcctcttggctcgccaaactgagtctttcgagtctcttgtagccatgcaggcagatatgtaccgtggtaacccacacccctcccaaagctctctttcttgttccccagtatttgcacaaaacacctttctccagcagccagtttcttattacccccagctgcccccaacacctgtgcgatcacctaccagccctgataactataattcttaccctgtgcactccacccccattaccctgcagcatagtaatcctgaagtgcagcagacattgaacagtaatcaaaacaggacatattcaaacctctga